Below is a genomic region from Methylophaga thalassica.
GACTTGAATTACGTGGAAGCGCGTGGAACTTTGTTGCCGCTGCTTCACGTTGTTCAGCAGGTAGAGACATATCCAACATTTGTTTCTTTAATTCCGCACGTTTTGCAGCGTATTTTTCAACCAGTTTCGCTCTTTTGATTTCGCGATTAATCATGCAACGTTTAGCCATAATCTTTTACCATCCAACCTTGTTTATTTTCTAAATGGAAACTTGAATGCAGTTAACAAAGCACGTGATTCTTCAGCATTTTTTGCTGTTGTTGTGATGGTCACATCCATACCACGTAATTTATCGATTCTGTCATATTCAATTTCTGGGAAGATAATTTGCTCTTTAATCCCCATACTATAGTTTCCCTGACCATCAAAAGACTTCGGATTTAAACCACGAAAATCTCTGATACGAGGAATTGAAATGGTAATCAGACGGTCAAGAAAGTCATACATGCGGTCAGCACGTAATGTCACTTTACATCCGATCGGCCAGCCTTCACGTACTTTAAAGCCTGCAACT
It encodes:
- the rpsN gene encoding 30S ribosomal protein S14; this encodes MAKRCMINREIKRAKLVEKYAAKRAELKKQMLDMSLPAEQREAAATKFHALPRNSSPVRMRNRCELTGRPHGYYRKFGLSRNKLREHAMKGDIPGLVMASW
- the rplE gene encoding 50S ribosomal protein L5; its protein translation is MSRLKDYYRETVVKQLQDEFSYKSVMEVPRITKITLNMGVGEALTDKKVLENAMADMEKIAGQKPVVTKAKKSVAGFKVREGWPIGCKVTLRADRMYDFLDRLITISIPRIRDFRGLNPKSFDGQGNYSMGIKEQIIFPEIEYDRIDKLRGMDVTITTTAKNAEESRALLTAFKFPFRK